DNA sequence from the Methanococcus maripaludis genome:
AGGTTTTCTACAATTACAGGTTCCATTTAAGTGAGGGCAGTAAAATATATCGTCGATTTCAGGAAGTTCCTTTAACATATGTTCGTGGACTTTTAAGAGGTCTTTTTCAGACATTATACCTTTTCCAATACCCTGCTGGTTTGTGATAACAACCAGTAAATACCCTAACTCTTTTAGTTTTTGCAATGCGATTTTGACTCCTTCGAGTATTTCAAACTCCGAAATTGATTTAACATAATCATTTTCAAGTTTTTTATTAATCACTCCGTCACGGTCTAAAAAAACGGTTTTACTCATGGGTATCTCCAAAAAGTTCCTCTAAGGTTACCGTGGCAGTGCCTGATTTTGAAACCACTATTGAACTTGCCCGATTTGCAAGTTTTACTGCATCTATTAATTCATAACCTTTATCTATTGCGTAAGCGAGTGTGGCGATAAATGTGTCTCCGGCACCAGATACATCGTGAACATCTCTTACTTTTCCACAGATATGTTCGATTTTTCTATCTTTTGTGAATACACTAACTCCTTTTTCGCTTCTAGTAATCACGAAATTGGAGTTAAATCTTTCAACCAGTTCTAAACCTGCAGACTCAACGGAATCGTCGTTATTTATTATTTCCCTTCCAAGGATTTTTGAAGCTTCAAAAAGATTTGGTTTTATCAAATAAACATCATTATACATATTGATGTTTTCCGGTTT
Encoded proteins:
- a CDS encoding D-glycero-alpha-D-manno-heptose-1,7-bisphosphate 7-phosphatase, which gives rise to MSKTVFLDRDGVINKKLENDYVKSISEFEILEGVKIALQKLKELGYLLVVITNQQGIGKGIMSEKDLLKVHEHMLKELPEIDDIFYCPHLNGTCNCRKPENKMLYDAKEKLDIDFNKSWMIGDSKSDILCGKSVGCKTIMICDNLKQHFGDFMGKNLVECVEIIEKNR